A genomic window from Candidatus Methylacidiphilum fumarolicum includes:
- a CDS encoding bifunctional ADP-dependent NAD(P)H-hydrate dehydratase/NAD(P)H-hydrate epimerase has protein sequence MIITDVPNIRRLEEEAIANGLSAEVLMERAGRMAACFFLQHYPRMGQVLVLVGKGNNGGDGLVIARELLKRGWPVSVYLSAEREKLGSLCKKKLEELLHAFPQLSLYVYPDPVPWTKADYVLDCLLGIGVKGELQGEVAQIVKELNEERNRCFFQTIAVDCPSGLWEKSTTNSLAVIADLTLSIGYGKDFLFREELSDFTGRVEIVPIFDTLPPSSGLESIVGWELAELFPFRNSNTHKGRYGRVLILGGSVGFTGAPVMAAQAALRIGSGLVNVGVPQEVYPLVAAKAPSESMVFPYDDAKLFEMVVSKATVVAMGPGFGLEKKSEIFFKTLMSLDLPLVIDADCLTLLARNPDFFQLIRKWAVLTPHPGEMSRLLRMEFSPEERIQVARNFVKDKKITLVLKGVRTVVAQEGKEVFFNTTGNPGLSTGGSGDSLLGIIAGLIAQGLDSFDAARCGVWIHGKAADIAAEKRRTKEGLLPLDVVENIGAALEQMRMHLRLVLDQKSQWQEIQTAYALYPR, from the coding sequence ATGATCATTACAGATGTTCCAAATATTAGGAGGTTAGAAGAGGAAGCAATAGCCAATGGCCTTTCTGCTGAAGTTTTGATGGAAAGAGCCGGCAGGATGGCTGCGTGTTTTTTTCTCCAGCATTATCCTCGCATGGGCCAGGTTCTTGTATTGGTTGGTAAAGGCAATAATGGGGGGGATGGGTTGGTGATTGCCAGAGAGTTATTGAAAAGGGGATGGCCTGTATCGGTTTATCTCTCTGCTGAAAGAGAAAAACTAGGAAGCTTATGTAAAAAAAAGCTGGAGGAATTATTGCACGCATTTCCTCAGTTATCCTTGTATGTTTATCCAGATCCTGTCCCCTGGACGAAAGCGGATTATGTGTTGGATTGTCTGCTTGGAATCGGTGTGAAAGGGGAATTGCAGGGTGAAGTAGCTCAGATTGTCAAAGAACTGAATGAAGAGCGTAATCGTTGTTTTTTCCAAACAATAGCCGTTGATTGTCCCTCAGGATTGTGGGAGAAGTCGACAACTAATTCTTTAGCCGTTATTGCCGATTTAACACTAAGTATTGGCTACGGTAAAGATTTCCTTTTTCGAGAGGAGCTTTCCGATTTTACAGGCCGAGTGGAAATTGTCCCCATTTTTGATACCCTGCCTCCCAGTTCAGGCTTGGAATCTATAGTGGGATGGGAGCTAGCCGAATTATTTCCTTTTAGAAATTCTAATACGCATAAGGGCCGTTATGGGCGAGTGCTTATTCTTGGCGGTTCTGTTGGCTTTACGGGAGCTCCGGTGATGGCAGCGCAGGCAGCACTTCGTATAGGTTCAGGACTGGTCAATGTGGGAGTGCCTCAGGAAGTTTATCCGCTCGTGGCTGCAAAGGCCCCTTCTGAATCCATGGTATTTCCTTACGATGACGCTAAGTTATTTGAGATGGTAGTTTCTAAAGCAACAGTTGTTGCCATGGGCCCTGGATTTGGGTTGGAAAAAAAATCAGAAATATTTTTCAAAACGCTTATGTCATTGGATCTACCCCTAGTCATTGATGCGGATTGTTTGACTTTGCTTGCACGCAATCCAGACTTTTTTCAGCTCATTAGAAAATGGGCTGTGCTCACTCCTCATCCAGGAGAAATGAGTCGACTTCTAAGAATGGAATTTTCTCCTGAAGAAAGAATACAAGTGGCGAGAAATTTTGTAAAAGATAAAAAGATCACCTTAGTTTTGAAAGGAGTTAGGACGGTAGTAGCTCAAGAAGGAAAAGAGGTGTTTTTCAATACAACTGGGAATCCTGGACTTTCTACGGGTGGTTCTGGAGATAGCTTATTAGGGATTATTGCTGGATTGATTGCTCAAGGCTTGGACTCCTTTGATGCCGCTCGCTGTGGAGTATGGATTCATGGGAAGGCTGCTGATATAGCAGCGGAAAAAAGAAGGACAAAAGAGGGTTTGCTCCCTTTAGATGTTGTAGAGAATATAGGGGCGGCTTTAGAACAAATGCGGATGCATTTACGGTTGGTGCTAGACCAAAAAAGCCAATGGCAAGAAATTCAAACTGCCTATGCTCTGTATCCCCGTTAA
- a CDS encoding diflavin oxidoreductase, whose protein sequence is MILLIPFSFMTDAKTEQGKNNIISRNNPYLASIRENILLTKEGSEKETRHIVIDIKGSGITYQVGDSLGVFPSNPPYIVEKIFQLQSLDPEELVNYQNTKISLREFLSKHVVLTRVTKKFLQLLSQKISSASQRKRLEEILGQEKELEAYLWGKDYLDFFEEYPEVSFSSNELVASLGRMVPRLYSIASSPLMFPDEVHLTVAVIRFKLSGRMRYGNATGFLSRFAKIGIKEIPVYNQPAKHFHLPEDPSANIIMIGPGTGIAPFRAFLQHRMMAGHWGKNWLFFGEQHQSTDFLYKEELLDWLKKGVLTKLDTAFSRDQSYKIYVQHRMKESAAELWHWIQNGAYIYVCGDAKHMAKDVHQSLIDIARDTGGMSQEEAQHYVNVVLSKEQKRYRKDVY, encoded by the coding sequence TTGATTCTCTTAATTCCATTTTCATTTATGACGGACGCAAAAACAGAACAAGGAAAAAATAATATTATTAGTAGAAATAACCCTTATTTAGCTTCGATTAGAGAAAATATTTTACTGACGAAAGAAGGCTCTGAAAAAGAGACTAGACACATCGTCATCGATATTAAAGGCAGTGGGATAACCTATCAAGTGGGAGATTCTCTTGGAGTTTTCCCATCCAATCCTCCTTATATTGTCGAGAAGATTTTCCAGCTTCAGTCTCTTGATCCTGAAGAACTAGTAAACTATCAAAATACCAAAATTTCGCTTAGAGAGTTTCTTTCCAAACACGTTGTGCTGACTCGTGTTACAAAAAAATTCCTCCAGCTATTGAGCCAAAAAATATCTTCTGCTTCCCAACGAAAAAGATTAGAAGAGATTTTGGGGCAAGAAAAGGAACTAGAAGCCTATCTCTGGGGAAAAGATTACCTTGACTTCTTTGAAGAATATCCAGAAGTTTCTTTTAGCTCCAATGAACTAGTTGCTTCTTTGGGTCGAATGGTTCCTCGACTCTATTCAATAGCTTCTTCTCCTCTAATGTTTCCAGATGAAGTACACCTGACTGTTGCTGTGATCCGCTTCAAACTTTCAGGAAGGATGAGATATGGAAATGCCACCGGGTTTTTGAGCAGATTTGCAAAAATAGGGATAAAAGAAATTCCTGTGTATAATCAACCTGCTAAGCATTTTCATCTTCCCGAAGATCCTTCAGCTAACATTATCATGATCGGACCAGGTACAGGTATTGCTCCCTTTCGAGCGTTTCTCCAACACCGAATGATGGCAGGACATTGGGGAAAAAACTGGCTATTCTTTGGAGAGCAACACCAAAGCACTGATTTCCTCTATAAAGAAGAACTTCTCGACTGGCTGAAAAAAGGAGTATTAACAAAGTTAGATACGGCTTTTTCTAGAGATCAATCTTATAAAATTTATGTCCAGCATAGAATGAAGGAATCAGCAGCTGAACTTTGGCACTGGATCCAGAATGGAGCCTACATATATGTCTGCGGTGATGCAAAGCATATGGCCAAAGATGTGCATCAAAGTCTCATTGATATCGCTAGAGATACAGGAGGGATGTCCCAGGAAGAAGCCCAACATTATGTCAATGTAGTTCTTTCAAAGGAACAAAAAAGGTATCGCAAGGATGTTTATTGA
- a CDS encoding type I phosphomannose isomerase catalytic subunit, which translates to MGIFQFHPIYKKKIWGGGLLNKFVAGKDSESFQLVGESWQLVDRAEEISVLKSPYASMLNLHDLWVNQKEEIFGRNAPPTTRFPLIVKILDCRLPTSIQVHPGEKVAIQYGWEKKTEFWFFLATLPGSSIYLGFKQAISPNLLKELIGKKAIIQYLNHIPTFSSHGILVESGQIHAIGEGNLILEIQDNSDTTFRIYDWERPNENGSLRQLHYWESVLSLSLEPNNPKLLSPEAISVEQNYFAVKRIELKAGQAYACHLDGASFLYLFFCGGRVVIGDILYDKGQGIFVSANHGKLEVVGLETKNEFIAVSFPLE; encoded by the coding sequence ATGGGTATTTTCCAATTTCACCCTATATACAAGAAAAAAATATGGGGAGGAGGATTGCTCAACAAATTTGTAGCTGGAAAGGATTCAGAGTCCTTCCAACTTGTCGGAGAGAGCTGGCAGTTAGTAGATAGGGCTGAAGAAATTAGTGTTCTCAAAAGCCCTTATGCTTCAATGCTTAATCTGCATGATTTGTGGGTGAACCAAAAAGAAGAGATTTTTGGAAGGAACGCTCCACCCACGACACGTTTCCCTTTGATCGTGAAGATATTGGATTGTCGATTACCAACAAGCATACAGGTGCACCCTGGGGAAAAAGTAGCAATCCAATATGGGTGGGAGAAGAAAACTGAATTTTGGTTTTTCCTAGCTACTCTTCCTGGCTCTTCTATATATCTAGGATTTAAACAGGCAATCTCACCCAATTTGCTAAAAGAACTCATCGGTAAAAAAGCTATTATTCAATACCTAAATCATATTCCCACCTTTAGTTCTCATGGAATTTTAGTAGAATCTGGTCAGATCCATGCGATTGGAGAAGGAAATCTTATTTTAGAAATCCAGGATAATTCAGATACAACTTTTCGGATTTACGACTGGGAAAGACCTAATGAGAATGGCTCTTTGAGGCAACTCCATTACTGGGAATCTGTCCTTTCTCTCTCACTGGAACCCAATAACCCAAAACTTCTTAGTCCAGAAGCAATTTCTGTTGAGCAAAATTACTTTGCTGTCAAAAGAATTGAACTTAAAGCTGGCCAGGCCTACGCTTGCCACCTAGATGGGGCCTCTTTTTTATATCTTTTTTTTTGTGGTGGTAGAGTTGTTATCGGCGATATCCTTTATGACAAAGGCCAAGGTATCTTCGTTTCCGCCAACCATGGGAAACTGGAGGTGGTTGGATTAGAGACAAAAAATGAATTCATTGCCGTTTCTTTTCCACTGGAATAA
- a CDS encoding DUF72 domain-containing protein yields the protein MEKIKYWVGTSGWNYLDWKGSFYPEDLPQSKWFEYYCSQFDAVEVNATFYRFFPKSTYENWAKKTPTKFRFVLKVPRLISHVRLLNNVNDLILRFCNDSGVLGEKIGLYLLQLSPKFPLEPERLQIALEAFPDPTKVAVEFRTKADIASLVAILKAKQAVYCVADSPLLKMQPELTSSIGYLRLHGRKQWFSYLYNHEEIQEIVRSAKKLVNKGAKEVYIFFNNTTMGWAADNALAVKRALTEL from the coding sequence ATGGAAAAAATAAAATATTGGGTGGGAACTTCTGGATGGAACTATTTGGATTGGAAAGGATCTTTTTATCCAGAGGATTTGCCACAATCAAAATGGTTTGAATATTATTGTTCTCAGTTTGACGCGGTTGAAGTTAATGCCACTTTCTATAGATTCTTCCCAAAATCTACTTATGAAAATTGGGCAAAAAAGACTCCAACCAAGTTCCGTTTTGTTTTGAAGGTTCCTAGGCTTATTAGCCATGTCCGGCTTCTTAATAATGTCAATGATCTTATATTGCGGTTTTGCAATGACTCTGGAGTATTAGGAGAAAAAATCGGTTTGTATTTGCTTCAACTTTCTCCTAAGTTTCCTCTTGAACCAGAACGGCTTCAGATTGCCTTAGAGGCATTTCCTGATCCGACGAAAGTGGCTGTGGAATTTAGAACCAAAGCAGACATTGCCTCTCTTGTGGCAATTTTGAAAGCAAAACAAGCGGTCTACTGTGTTGCCGATTCTCCTCTTTTGAAAATGCAGCCCGAGCTAACTTCTTCGATCGGCTACTTGCGATTACATGGGCGCAAACAATGGTTTTCCTATCTTTATAACCATGAAGAAATCCAGGAAATAGTGAGGAGTGCTAAAAAGCTTGTCAACAAAGGAGCCAAAGAAGTCTATATCTTTTTTAACAATACGACCATGGGTTGGGCGGCAGACAATGCTCTAGCTGTTAAAAGAGCCCTAACTGAGCTTTAA